In Paracoccaceae bacterium Fryx2, a single genomic region encodes these proteins:
- a CDS encoding FAD-binding domain-containing protein, translating to MTDWTATRAEGDKILAAFTPRMGRRYANGRNTDHGPGAHKAVSVLSPYIRRRLVLELEVVAAALAAHGPEDAEKFVQEVIWRGYFKGWLERRPQVWDSYRRGLEADLAALDRDRRLRRDVDRAMNGQTGLACFDAWATELVDTGYLHNHARMWFASIWIFTLGLPWRLGADFFYRHLLDGDAASNTLGWRWVAGLHTRGKPYPADAQNIATFTAGRFTPRQSDLAEVIQGLEASEPDGLPTVMPLRTITPPQSGRPTALLITDEDCRVEDFDLAALDVRATATLTASHLRSPLPVSDLVLRFEDGALADAALRSGVAATAMRADDPASLAKWAGSAGATQIATPYITRGPLRDWLDEAAPALAKAGITLCEWRRDWDTAIWPHATSGFFKVKQNIPRILEKALSA from the coding sequence ATGACAGACTGGACCGCGACCCGCGCCGAGGGTGACAAGATACTCGCAGCCTTTACCCCCCGGATGGGGCGGCGTTATGCCAATGGCCGCAATACCGACCATGGCCCCGGCGCACACAAGGCCGTGTCGGTTCTGTCGCCTTACATCCGGCGCAGGCTGGTGCTGGAGTTAGAGGTCGTGGCAGCGGCCCTTGCGGCACACGGGCCGGAGGATGCCGAGAAGTTCGTGCAAGAGGTGATCTGGCGCGGCTACTTCAAAGGCTGGCTCGAACGCCGCCCGCAGGTCTGGGACAGCTACCGCAGGGGGTTAGAGGCTGACCTTGCCGCCCTTGACCGCGACCGGCGCCTGCGCCGCGACGTGGATCGCGCCATGAATGGGCAAACGGGACTGGCCTGTTTCGATGCATGGGCGACCGAACTGGTCGACACCGGCTATCTGCACAACCACGCGCGGATGTGGTTCGCCTCGATCTGGATCTTTACGCTGGGGCTGCCCTGGCGGCTGGGGGCGGATTTCTTTTACCGGCATTTGCTGGACGGTGATGCGGCGTCAAACACGCTGGGCTGGCGCTGGGTCGCCGGGCTGCATACCCGGGGCAAACCCTATCCGGCCGACGCGCAAAACATCGCAACCTTCACCGCAGGGCGTTTCACCCCGCGCCAAAGCGATCTGGCCGAGGTGATACAAGGGCTTGAGGCATCAGAGCCTGATGGCCTGCCGACCGTGATGCCGCTGCGCACGATCACCCCGCCGCAATCCGGTCGCCCGACCGCCCTGCTGATCACCGATGAAGATTGCCGGGTCGAAGACTTCGATCTGGCTGCCTTGGACGTTCGCGCGACGGCCACCCTGACAGCCAGCCATCTGCGATCGCCCCTGCCGGTGTCCGATCTGGTCCTGCGGTTCGAGGATGGCGCGCTGGCCGATGCGGCCCTGCGATCGGGCGTTGCCGCGACTGCGATGCGCGCGGATGATCCGGCAAGTCTGGCCAAATGGGCCGGAAGCGCGGGGGCCACCCAGATTGCCACGCCCTACATCACGCGCGGCCCGTTGCGCGACTGGCTGGATGAGGCAGCCCCGGCCTTGGCCAAGGCGGGTATCACCCTGTGCGAATGGCGGCGTGATTGGGACACGGCGATCTGGCCCCACGCCACCTCCGGGTTCTTCAAGGTCAAGCAGAACATCCCCCGCATTCTCGAAAAAGCATTGTCCGCATGA
- the istB gene encoding IS21-like element helper ATPase IstB, protein MTSREIDIHTLPGMLTALRLPSFHKLWADIATRADTEGWPAARFLAVLAEYELAERDMRRIQRHMNEAQLPAGKTLATFDFKALPTLPRARIEALAAGDWLEGGGNLIAIGNSGTGKTHILCAIGHALIERGHRVFYTRTSDLVQRLQAARRDLVLEAALAKLDKFDLIILDDITYAHKDQAETGVLFELIARRYEYRSIAIAANQPFSGWDQIFPDKAMTVAAIDRLVHHAAILEMNAESFRQRAAASNKEALSRPPTTTIADNKDKGEG, encoded by the coding sequence ATGACCTCCCGCGAGATCGACATCCACACGCTGCCAGGCATGCTGACCGCGCTGCGCCTGCCCAGCTTCCACAAGCTTTGGGCCGACATCGCCACCCGTGCCGACACCGAAGGCTGGCCCGCTGCCCGCTTTCTGGCTGTCCTCGCGGAATACGAACTGGCCGAGCGCGACATGCGCCGCATTCAGCGCCACATGAACGAGGCACAGCTACCGGCTGGCAAGACGCTGGCGACCTTCGACTTCAAGGCGCTGCCAACCCTGCCGCGCGCCCGGATCGAGGCCTTGGCGGCCGGCGACTGGCTGGAGGGTGGCGGCAATCTGATCGCCATCGGCAATTCCGGCACGGGCAAAACGCACATTCTCTGCGCGATAGGCCATGCCCTGATCGAGCGGGGACACCGCGTGTTCTATACCCGCACCAGCGATCTGGTGCAGCGACTTCAGGCCGCCCGCCGCGATCTGGTGCTCGAAGCCGCGCTCGCCAAGCTCGACAAGTTCGACCTGATCATCCTCGACGACATCACCTACGCCCACAAGGATCAGGCCGAGACAGGCGTGCTCTTCGAGCTGATCGCCCGGCGCTACGAATACCGCAGCATCGCCATCGCCGCCAACCAGCCCTTCAGCGGCTGGGACCAGATCTTCCCGGACAAGGCGATGACCGTCGCCGCCATCGACCGGCTGGTTCATCACGCAGCGATCCTGGAGATGAATGCCGAAAGCTTCCGCCAGCGCGCGGCCGCCTCCAACAAAGAGGCGCTGAGCAGACCGCCAACGACAACCATCGCCGACAACAAGGACAAAGGAGAAGGCTGA
- the istA gene encoding IS21 family transposase: MAYKPINDQQLRLYMSDLRYHSQRTSAARAGFSERTARRFDADPTLPSNRKIVHGRTVADPLEGFWEGDILPLLERDSALQAVTLLRHLQGLHPLAFPDDRIRRTLERRVRQWRALNGPERDIIFRQTPEPGRMAQSDFTHAEELEVTIAGQLFPHLLYHFVMVYSRWEHVGVVLGGESFTALAENLQQALWSLGGAPQEHRTDSLSAAFRNLTADQRQDITTRYNAFVGHYGMEASRNNRGEAHENGAVESQNRHLKKAIEQALILRGSRDFASIEDYRRFIDILVARRNRQRAIAVQAEQAHLKPLPSRRTTDFTETVVPVTRTSGFLVKSIFYSAPSQLIGQRLRVHLYDDRLEAFLGSTLVVSHTRARGRGDGHRVHVINYHHVIHALRRKPQALWSSIYRDSLFPRTEYAAAWQVLQRDLPRRDACRRMVDLLFIAHDRACEAELAHLLAAELDAGRVPDPGPLASCLNPRQTALPRDVAVAHPSLDSFDALLGACA; encoded by the coding sequence TTGGCCTACAAACCCATCAACGACCAGCAATTGAGATTATACATGTCCGACCTCCGATATCACAGTCAGCGCACGTCGGCCGCCCGCGCCGGGTTCAGTGAGCGCACGGCCCGACGGTTCGATGCCGATCCGACGCTGCCCTCGAACCGCAAGATCGTTCACGGGCGCACGGTGGCCGATCCCCTCGAAGGCTTTTGGGAGGGCGACATCCTTCCCTTGCTGGAGAGGGACAGCGCCTTGCAGGCCGTCACCCTGCTGCGCCACCTTCAGGGCCTGCACCCGCTGGCCTTCCCCGATGACCGGATCCGGCGCACCCTGGAACGGCGGGTGCGGCAGTGGCGGGCGCTGAACGGACCCGAGCGCGACATCATCTTCCGCCAGACGCCGGAGCCGGGCCGCATGGCCCAGTCCGACTTCACTCATGCCGAGGAGCTGGAGGTGACGATCGCGGGCCAGCTATTCCCGCATCTGCTCTACCACTTCGTCATGGTCTACAGCCGGTGGGAGCATGTCGGGGTGGTCCTGGGCGGGGAGAGCTTCACGGCCTTGGCCGAGAACCTGCAGCAGGCGCTCTGGTCGCTCGGCGGGGCACCACAGGAGCATCGCACCGACAGCCTCTCGGCCGCTTTCCGCAACCTGACGGCTGACCAGCGCCAGGATATCACCACGCGCTACAATGCCTTCGTCGGCCATTACGGCATGGAGGCCAGTCGCAACAACCGCGGGGAAGCTCATGAGAACGGCGCGGTGGAATCCCAGAACCGGCACCTGAAGAAGGCCATCGAACAGGCGCTGATCCTGCGCGGCAGCCGCGACTTCGCCAGCATTGAGGACTACCGCCGCTTCATCGACATTCTGGTGGCACGGCGCAACCGGCAGCGGGCGATCGCGGTTCAGGCGGAACAGGCGCATCTGAAGCCCCTGCCGTCCCGGCGCACCACCGACTTTACAGAGACCGTGGTTCCGGTCACCCGCACCAGCGGCTTTCTGGTCAAGAGCATCTTCTACAGCGCCCCGTCGCAGCTGATCGGGCAGCGCTTGCGGGTCCACCTTTACGACGATCGCCTTGAGGCCTTTCTCGGCAGCACCCTGGTCGTCAGCCATACAAGGGCGCGTGGTCGCGGCGACGGCCATCGCGTGCATGTCATCAACTACCATCACGTCATCCACGCGCTGCGGCGCAAACCGCAAGCCCTGTGGAGTTCGATCTACCGCGACAGCCTGTTCCCGCGAACCGAATACGCTGCAGCCTGGCAGGTGCTGCAGCGTGATCTGCCCCGCCGCGACGCCTGCCGCCGCATGGTCGACCTGCTGTTCATCGCCCACGACCGGGCCTGCGAGGCGGAACTGGCACATCTGCTGGCAGCAGAATTGGACGCGGGCCGGGTGCCCGATCCCGGACCTCTGGCATCCTGCCTGAACCCGCGGCAAACGGCGCTGCCGAGAGATGTTGCCGTCGCCCATCCCTCGCTCGACAGCTTCGATGCCCTTCTGGGAGCCTGCGCATGA
- a CDS encoding IS3 family transposase (programmed frameshift), with protein MEQTSKKKTSKPYSPEFRERAVRLAMEHRDDYQSEAAALTAIAGKLGCSTDSLRVWMRQVQRDGGERPGPTSAEIARIKELERENRELRQANEILRKASAYFCPGGARPPVSQMTAFIEESREAFGVEPICRALQFAPSTFYDRRAIMRDPDRASARAKSDAALSLKIDAAWDANRKLYGARKIWHVLRRQGEDAARCTVERLMRHLGIRGVVRGKKVITTNPDTSLPCPDDKVNRLFMADRPNKLWVSDFTYVPTWSGTVYVAFVIDVFARRIVGWRVSTSMKTQFVLDALEQAIWQRKTPDNKSLVHHSDRGSQYLSIKYTERLAKAEIDLSVGTVGDAYDNALAECVIGLFKTEVINQIGPWKSMREVEWETLKWIDWYNNRRLLGPIGYIPPAEAEEAFYANLNSLDMVA; from the exons ATGGAACAGACCTCAAAGAAGAAGACCTCGAAGCCGTATTCACCTGAGTTCCGCGAGCGTGCGGTGCGGCTGGCGATGGAACACCGCGATGATTATCAGAGCGAGGCTGCGGCGCTGACGGCGATTGCAGGTAAATTGGGCTGTTCGACGGACAGCCTTCGCGTCTGGATGCGACAGGTCCAGCGCGATGGTGGCGAACGGCCGGGACCTACCAGCGCTGAGATCGCGCGGATCAAAGAGCTTGAGCGCGAGAACCGGGAACTGCGGCAAGCGAACGAGATTCTGCGCAAAGCTTCAGCGTATT TTTGCCCAGGCGGAGCTCGACCGCCCGTTTCGCAAATGACTGCTTTCATTGAGGAAAGCCGAGAGGCATTCGGGGTCGAGCCGATCTGCAGGGCACTGCAGTTTGCCCCTTCCACCTTTTATGACCGGCGGGCGATCATGCGTGATCCTGACCGGGCCTCGGCCCGGGCCAAATCGGATGCCGCCCTGAGCCTCAAGATCGACGCGGCCTGGGATGCCAACCGCAAGCTCTATGGCGCGCGGAAGATCTGGCATGTTTTGCGACGGCAGGGTGAAGACGCCGCCCGCTGCACCGTGGAACGATTGATGCGCCATCTGGGCATCAGGGGCGTGGTCCGTGGCAAGAAGGTCATCACGACCAATCCTGACACGTCTCTGCCTTGCCCGGACGACAAGGTGAACCGGCTGTTCATGGCGGATCGGCCGAACAAGCTGTGGGTTTCAGATTTCACCTATGTGCCCACATGGTCCGGCACCGTCTACGTGGCCTTCGTCATCGACGTCTTTGCACGTCGTATTGTCGGTTGGCGCGTCTCGACATCGATGAAGACCCAGTTTGTGCTCGACGCGCTGGAGCAAGCGATCTGGCAAAGAAAGACGCCGGATAACAAGAGCTTGGTCCACCATTCGGACCGCGGATCACAATACCTGTCGATCAAATACACCGAACGCCTGGCCAAGGCCGAGATCGACCTTTCCGTTGGAACAGTTGGCGATGCCTATGACAACGCCTTGGCTGAATGCGTCATCGGCCTGTTCAAGACAGAGGTCATCAACCAGATCGGCCCCTGGAAATCAATGCGCGAGGTCGAATGGGAAACGCTGAAATGGATCGATTGGTATAACAACCGCCGCCTGCTTGGCCCAATCGGATACATCCCACCCGCAGAAGCAGAGGAGGCGTTCTATGCAAACCTGAACTCACTCGATATGGTCGCGTAG
- a CDS encoding DUF427 domain-containing protein, which yields MTDLPRENVQSYPRPPALEPVPQRITLRLGGALVADTTRALRVLETHHAPTYYLPLQDIHATLNPAQGSSFCEWKGVARYFDVVAGSAAAPRAAWAYDAPTAPFAAIAGHVAFYAAQMDEVWVGDLRVLPQPGNFYGGWVTPNLDGQIKGAPGTQHW from the coding sequence ATGACCGACCTTCCGCGCGAGAACGTCCAGTCCTACCCGCGCCCCCCGGCGCTGGAACCGGTGCCGCAGCGGATCACCCTCCGGCTTGGCGGCGCCCTTGTCGCGGATACGACGCGCGCCCTGCGGGTGCTGGAGACGCACCACGCGCCAACCTATTACCTGCCCCTGCAAGATATTCACGCCACCCTGAACCCAGCGCAGGGCAGCAGCTTTTGCGAATGGAAGGGGGTTGCGCGGTATTTCGACGTGGTGGCGGGATCTGCGGCCGCCCCCCGCGCCGCCTGGGCCTATGACGCCCCCACTGCGCCGTTTGCCGCGATTGCGGGACATGTCGCGTTTTATGCCGCCCAGATGGATGAGGTTTGGGTCGGTGATCTGCGGGTCCTCCCGCAACCGGGCAACTTTTATGGTGGCTGGGTCACGCCAAATCTGGACGGGCAGATCAAGGGTGCGCCTGGAACGCAGCACTGGTAG
- a CDS encoding CIA30 family protein produces MIEDFKMQPESRWRFFTDQVMGGVSTGGVAFATEDGHAFARMAGRVSTANRGGFIQMRLDLATPPPEGTTGVRLIVRGNNQRYFVHLRTGGTLLPWQYYQAGFDVTDNWAEVRLPLDAFEASGGLLRSVPAPGGLTSVAVVAYGRDHDARIDVRAVGFY; encoded by the coding sequence ATGATCGAGGATTTCAAGATGCAGCCTGAAAGCCGCTGGCGGTTCTTTACCGATCAGGTGATGGGGGGCGTGTCTACCGGAGGCGTCGCCTTTGCCACAGAGGACGGCCACGCCTTTGCGCGGATGGCGGGCCGCGTCAGCACGGCCAACCGGGGTGGGTTCATCCAGATGCGGCTGGACCTTGCCACCCCGCCGCCCGAAGGCACAACCGGCGTGCGGCTGATCGTGCGCGGCAACAACCAGCGCTATTTCGTGCACTTGCGCACCGGCGGGACGCTGTTGCCGTGGCAGTATTATCAGGCAGGGTTCGATGTGACCGACAACTGGGCCGAAGTTCGGCTTCCGCTTGACGCCTTCGAAGCCTCGGGCGGGCTTTTGCGCAGCGTTCCTGCCCCCGGTGGTCTGACATCGGTTGCGGTCGTCGCCTACGGCCGCGACCACGACGCCCGGATCGACGTTCGCGCGGTGGGGTTTTACTGA
- a CDS encoding molybdopterin-dependent oxidoreductase — MSVHAPSALSLLAAVWVHALPGKVSAFEPLPSPTGEVILHVSGRIGVTNDAGAARFDLDMLQGLGAVSVSTSTPWTSGVIRFTGVPLSRVLDRVGAQGDTVVAIALNDYQATIPRSDAVEGGPILAFARDDVEMTVRDMGPLWVVYPYDADPAWQTAVIHGRSVWQLNRLDIRP, encoded by the coding sequence ATGTCAGTCCATGCACCGTCTGCGCTGTCCCTGCTGGCTGCGGTGTGGGTCCATGCGCTGCCCGGCAAGGTTTCGGCCTTCGAGCCGTTGCCCTCTCCGACGGGCGAGGTGATCCTGCACGTCAGCGGCCGGATCGGCGTGACCAATGACGCAGGCGCCGCCCGGTTCGATCTGGACATGCTGCAGGGGCTGGGGGCGGTCTCGGTTTCCACCTCGACGCCATGGACCAGTGGCGTGATCCGCTTCACCGGCGTGCCGCTGTCGCGGGTGCTGGACCGGGTCGGGGCGCAGGGCGACACGGTGGTGGCCATCGCGCTGAACGACTATCAGGCCACCATTCCGCGCAGCGATGCCGTCGAGGGCGGGCCGATCCTCGCCTTTGCCCGTGACGACGTGGAAATGACGGTGCGCGACATGGGGCCGCTCTGGGTGGTCTATCCCTATGATGCCGATCCGGCCTGGCAGACAGCGGTGATCCATGGCCGGTCGGTCTGGCAGCTGAACCGGCTCGACATCCGGCCCTGA
- a CDS encoding YdiU family protein yields the protein MDTAPARPAFRFDNSYARDLPGLYVESRPVRVPAPRLLRLNRALAEELGLDPDSLDAAAVFSGNVVPEGAQPIAQAYAGHQFGGFSPQLGDGRALLLGEVIDRHGQRRDIALKGSGRTVFSRGGDGKATVGPVLREYLIGEAMQALGIPTTRALAAVATGAPVLREVELPGAVLTRVAASHIRVGTFQFFAARGESDKLRALADYSIARHYPEVAGPDLAGAANPYLAFFEAVAARQAALVARWMAVGFIHGVMNTDNMAISGETIDYGPCAFMDAYDPGTVFSSIDHTGRYAYGNQPLILGWNLARLAETLLGLIDADEDRAVALATAALERIMPLYRAEWLGQMRAKLGLVGEEDGDLALAEGLLAAMAGPGGEGADWTLTFRRLSRAVAGDARAVRPLFADPAALDAWLPRWRARLAPGAAARMDAVNPVTIPRNHMVEGALGAAVAGDMAPFEALLGVLEAPFADRPGFEAYALPAPASFAGYRTFCGT from the coding sequence ATGGACACTGCCCCCGCCCGCCCCGCCTTCCGTTTCGACAACAGCTATGCCCGCGACCTGCCGGGGCTTTATGTCGAATCGCGGCCCGTGCGCGTGCCCGCGCCGCGCCTGTTGCGGCTGAACCGGGCGCTGGCCGAAGAATTGGGGCTGGACCCCGACAGTCTTGACGCGGCGGCGGTGTTTTCCGGCAACGTGGTGCCCGAGGGGGCGCAGCCCATCGCGCAGGCCTATGCCGGGCACCAGTTCGGCGGGTTTTCGCCGCAGCTTGGCGACGGGCGGGCGCTGCTGCTGGGCGAGGTGATCGACCGGCACGGGCAGCGGCGCGACATCGCGCTGAAAGGGTCGGGCCGCACGGTGTTCTCGCGCGGCGGCGACGGCAAGGCGACGGTCGGGCCGGTGCTGCGCGAATACCTGATCGGCGAGGCAATGCAGGCGCTGGGCATCCCGACGACGCGGGCGCTGGCGGCGGTGGCGACCGGCGCGCCGGTGCTGCGCGAGGTGGAACTGCCCGGCGCGGTGCTGACGCGGGTGGCGGCAAGCCACATCCGGGTCGGCACCTTCCAGTTCTTCGCGGCGCGCGGCGAGAGCGACAAGTTGCGCGCGCTGGCCGATTACAGCATCGCGCGTCATTACCCTGAGGTGGCGGGGCCCGATTTGGCAGGGGCTGCGAACCCCTATCTGGCCTTCTTCGAGGCGGTCGCGGCGCGGCAGGCGGCGCTGGTGGCGCGCTGGATGGCGGTGGGGTTCATCCACGGCGTGATGAACACCGACAACATGGCGATCTCGGGCGAGACCATCGACTATGGCCCCTGCGCCTTCATGGATGCCTATGACCCAGGCACGGTGTTCAGCTCGATCGACCATACCGGGCGCTACGCCTATGGCAACCAGCCGCTGATCCTGGGCTGGAACCTGGCGCGGCTGGCCGAGACGCTGCTGGGGCTGATCGATGCCGACGAGGACCGGGCGGTGGCGCTGGCGACGGCGGCGCTGGAGCGGATCATGCCGCTTTACCGCGCCGAATGGCTGGGGCAGATGCGCGCCAAGCTGGGGCTGGTCGGCGAGGAGGACGGCGATCTCGCACTGGCCGAAGGACTGCTGGCGGCGATGGCGGGGCCCGGGGGCGAGGGCGCGGACTGGACGCTGACCTTCCGGCGCCTGTCGCGCGCGGTGGCGGGCGATGCCCGGGCGGTGCGGCCGCTGTTCGCCGACCCGGCGGCGCTGGACGCCTGGCTGCCGCGCTGGCGGGCGCGGCTGGCACCGGGGGCCGCGGCGCGGATGGATGCGGTGAACCCGGTCACCATTCCGCGCAACCACATGGTCGAAGGCGCGCTGGGGGCTGCCGTCGCGGGCGACATGGCGCCGTTCGAGGCGCTGCTGGGGGTGCTGGAGGCGCCGTTTGCCGACCGGCCGGGGTTCGAGGCCTATGCCCTTCCCGCACCGGCCAGTTTCGCGGGCTACCGAACCTTCTGTGGCACCTGA
- a CDS encoding glycine C-acetyltransferase — protein MADRAAFLAHLGETLRGIEAEGLMKRERLITSAQGARVEVAGRVLVNLCANNYLGLADHPALIAAAKAAMDQHGYGMASVRFICGTQDLHRGLEARLAAYLGKDDAILFAACFDANGGLFEPLLGPEDAVISDSLNHASIIDGIRLCKARRYRYATSDMGDLEAQLRQARADGARFILIATDGVFSMDGTLADLPGITALAGAHGALVMVDDCHATGFVGPQGRGTAAHFGVEVDILTGTLGKALGGALGGYVAGPQAVIDLLRQRARPYLFSNALPPAVVAAGLAALDLVEAADDLRARLVENAAFWRAGLAEAGFALLPGSHPIIPVMLGDAVLAQRMAAALYDRGVYVAGFFFPVVPKGQARIRTQMNAALTQDDLAFALAAFREAGREVGAI, from the coding sequence ATGGCGGACAGGGCGGCGTTTCTGGCGCATCTGGGGGAAACCCTGCGCGGCATCGAGGCGGAGGGGTTGATGAAGCGCGAGCGGCTGATCACCTCGGCGCAGGGCGCGCGGGTGGAGGTGGCGGGGCGGGTGCTGGTGAACCTTTGTGCCAACAATTATCTGGGGCTGGCGGATCATCCGGCGCTGATCGCGGCGGCGAAGGCGGCGATGGATCAGCACGGCTACGGCATGGCCTCGGTGCGCTTCATCTGCGGCACGCAGGATCTGCACCGCGGGCTGGAGGCGCGGCTGGCGGCGTATCTCGGCAAGGATGACGCGATCCTGTTTGCCGCCTGTTTCGACGCCAACGGCGGGTTGTTCGAGCCCTTGCTGGGGCCGGAGGACGCGGTGATTTCCGACAGCCTGAACCACGCCTCGATCATCGACGGCATAAGGCTCTGCAAGGCGCGGCGGTATCGCTATGCGACGTCGGACATGGGCGATCTGGAGGCGCAGTTGCGGCAGGCGCGGGCGGATGGCGCGCGGTTCATCCTGATCGCCACCGACGGTGTGTTCTCGATGGATGGCACGCTGGCCGACCTGCCGGGGATCACCGCGCTGGCCGGGGCGCATGGCGCGCTGGTGATGGTGGATGACTGCCACGCCACCGGCTTTGTCGGGCCGCAGGGGCGGGGCACGGCGGCGCATTTCGGGGTGGAGGTGGATATCCTGACCGGCACGCTGGGCAAGGCGCTGGGCGGGGCGCTCGGCGGCTATGTCGCCGGGCCGCAGGCGGTGATTGATCTCTTGCGGCAGCGGGCACGGCCCTATCTGTTCTCCAACGCGCTGCCGCCTGCGGTGGTGGCTGCGGGGCTGGCGGCGCTGGATCTGGTTGAGGCGGCCGACGATCTGCGGGCACGGCTGGTGGAAAACGCCGCCTTCTGGCGGGCGGGGCTGGCGGAGGCGGGGTTCGCGCTGCTGCCGGGGTCGCATCCGATCATTCCGGTGATGCTGGGCGATGCTGTGCTTGCGCAGCGCATGGCGGCGGCGCTTTATGACCGGGGCGTGTATGTCGCCGGGTTCTTCTTTCCGGTGGTGCCGAAGGGGCAGGCCCGGATCAGGACGCAGATGAATGCGGCGCTGACGCAGGATGATCTGGCGTTCGCGCTGGCGGCCTTTCGCGAGGCCGGGCGCGAGGTGGGGGCGATATGA
- the tdh gene encoding L-threonine 3-dehydrogenase: protein MTALVKAKAEPGLWMETRPVPEIGPDDVLIKVRKTGICGTDIHIWNWDAWAQRTVPVPLVTGHEFAGEIVELGRNVEGLALGQRCSGEGHLIGRQSRQSRAGKFHLDPETRGIGVNEPGAFAQYLRLPAFNVVPLPDGIDDEIGAILDPLGNAVHTALSFDLVGEDVLITGAGPIGIMAAAVARHVGARHVVITDINPARLALAVQVADVTPVNVATEDLREVMARLKIVQGFDVGMEMSGSQAGLDQMVEAMVMGGRIALLGIPPGKSPVDWSRIVFKAITLKGVYGREIFETWYKMIAMLENGLDVRRVITHRFPVERFEEGFAAMRSGQSGKVVLDWG, encoded by the coding sequence ATGACGGCACTGGTGAAGGCGAAGGCAGAGCCGGGGCTGTGGATGGAAACCCGCCCCGTGCCCGAGATCGGGCCGGATGACGTGCTGATCAAGGTGCGCAAGACCGGCATCTGCGGCACCGACATCCACATCTGGAACTGGGACGCCTGGGCGCAGCGCACGGTGCCGGTGCCGCTGGTGACGGGGCACGAGTTCGCGGGCGAGATCGTCGAGCTTGGCCGCAATGTCGAAGGGCTGGCGCTGGGGCAGCGGTGCTCGGGCGAGGGGCACCTGATCGGGCGGCAGTCGCGGCAGAGCCGGGCGGGGAAGTTCCACCTCGACCCCGAGACGCGGGGGATCGGGGTCAACGAACCGGGGGCCTTTGCGCAATACCTGCGGCTGCCCGCCTTCAACGTGGTGCCTTTGCCCGATGGCATCGACGACGAGATCGGCGCGATTCTCGACCCGCTGGGCAATGCGGTGCACACCGCGCTGAGCTTCGATCTGGTGGGCGAGGATGTGCTGATCACCGGGGCGGGGCCGATCGGGATCATGGCGGCGGCGGTGGCGCGCCACGTCGGTGCGCGCCATGTGGTGATCACCGACATCAACCCCGCTCGCCTTGCGCTGGCGGTCCAGGTGGCCGACGTGACGCCGGTGAACGTGGCGACCGAGGATCTGCGCGAGGTGATGGCGCGGCTGAAGATCGTGCAGGGCTTCGATGTCGGGATGGAGATGTCGGGGTCGCAGGCCGGGCTTGACCAGATGGTCGAGGCGATGGTGATGGGCGGGCGCATCGCCCTTCTGGGCATTCCGCCCGGAAAAAGCCCGGTGGACTGGAGCCGGATCGTGTTCAAGGCGATCACGCTGAAGGGCGTCTATGGCCGCGAGATCTTCGAGACCTGGTACAAGATGATCGCCATGCTGGAAAACGGGCTGGACGTGCGGCGGGTGATCACCCACCGCTTTCCGGTTGAGCGTTTCGAGGAAGGGTTTGCCGCGATGCGGTCGGGGCAGAGCGGCAAGGTGGTGCTGGACTGGGGCTGA
- a CDS encoding protein tyrosine phosphatase family protein gives MDLRPLTPTYAVSPQITPDDLPAIKAAGYTTVIDNRPDAEIPGDLHTPVMRAAAEALGLAFVANPVIGGALTMANVEAQRAAIAAAPGPVFAYCASGNRSSVVWALVNAGQMPTDDLIGLPARHGYQLEGLRGQIEALAREG, from the coding sequence ATGGACCTTCGCCCGCTCACGCCGACCTACGCCGTCTCGCCCCAGATTACCCCCGACGACCTGCCCGCCATCAAGGCGGCAGGCTACACCACGGTGATCGACAATCGCCCCGATGCCGAGATTCCTGGCGACCTTCACACGCCCGTGATGCGCGCCGCCGCCGAGGCGCTTGGCCTTGCTTTCGTCGCCAACCCGGTGATCGGCGGCGCCCTGACCATGGCCAATGTCGAGGCGCAACGCGCTGCGATTGCCGCCGCCCCCGGCCCGGTCTTCGCCTACTGCGCCTCGGGCAACCGCTCGTCGGTGGTCTGGGCGCTGGTCAACGCGGGCCAGATGCCGACCGACGACCTGATCGGCCTGCCCGCCCGCCACGGCTATCAGCTCGAAGGTCTGCGCGGCCAGATCGAGGCGCTGGCGCGAGAGGGCTGA